A single window of Gammaproteobacteria bacterium DNA harbors:
- a CDS encoding CYTH domain-containing protein, translated as MPEEIEHKFLVRDDSWRTVVTHSVEYRQGYLANNDRCSVRVRVSGTKGHLNIKSAQLGVQRQEFEYEIPLDEAHALLDRLCEKPLVEKVRHFVSHAGKTWEVDEFRGDNAGLVVAEVELDAVGESFERPDWVSDDVSDDPRYYNVNLVKTPYTTW; from the coding sequence ATGCCGGAAGAAATCGAACACAAGTTTCTCGTCCGCGACGACTCCTGGCGGACCGTGGTGACCCACAGCGTCGAATACCGCCAGGGCTATCTTGCGAACAATGACCGCTGCTCGGTCAGGGTGCGGGTGTCGGGCACGAAGGGACACCTCAATATCAAGAGCGCCCAGCTCGGAGTGCAGCGCCAGGAGTTCGAGTACGAGATCCCGCTGGACGAGGCGCATGCGCTGCTCGATCGTCTTTGCGAAAAGCCGTTGGTCGAGAAGGTGCGGCACTTCGTTTCGCATGCCGGCAAGACCTGGGAAGTGGACGAGTTCCGCGGTGACAATGCCGGCCTGGTCGTCGCCGAGGTGGAACTCGATGCGGTTGGCGAGTCGTTCGAGCGCCCGGACTGGGTGTCGGACGACGTCTCGGACGACCCGCGCTACTACAACGTGAATCTCGTGAAAACACCCTACACTACCTGGTAG
- a CDS encoding response regulator, translating into MIRVLLVDDHDLVRAGIRRLMEDHSVTEGIEVVAEAASGEEAVDQVRQYSPDIVLLDVNMPGIGGLEAARRILRVDPEVRIIALTVHEEGPLLKRMIDAGAAGYLTKGCEVSEMVTAIRRVSRGERYIASEIAQRLALGMLPGAESSPLEALSNREMQILLMLTQGQKPQVISRKLHLSPKTVSTYKTRLQEKLNVRSDVDLIRLAMQCGMLDKSVTD; encoded by the coding sequence ATGATAAGAGTCCTTCTGGTTGACGACCACGATCTCGTGAGAGCAGGGATACGTCGATTGATGGAGGACCACTCCGTTACGGAAGGGATCGAGGTGGTCGCGGAGGCGGCTTCGGGCGAGGAGGCCGTGGATCAGGTGCGGCAGTATTCCCCCGATATCGTGTTACTCGACGTCAACATGCCGGGCATCGGCGGACTGGAGGCCGCACGACGCATACTGCGTGTCGATCCCGAGGTGCGGATCATCGCCCTGACTGTCCACGAGGAGGGTCCCCTGCTCAAGCGCATGATCGACGCGGGCGCAGCGGGGTACCTGACCAAGGGCTGCGAGGTCAGCGAGATGGTTACGGCGATCCGCCGGGTAAGTCGCGGAGAGCGATATATCGCATCGGAGATCGCGCAACGTCTCGCCCTGGGCATGCTGCCAGGCGCGGAGAGCTCTCCCCTGGAGGCACTGTCGAACCGGGAGATGCAGATACTGCTCATGCTGACCCAGGGGCAGAAGCCGCAGGTAATCTCCAGAAAGTTGCACCTCAGCCCGAAGACCGTGAGCACCTACAAGACAAGGCTGCAGGAAAAGCTGAACGTGCGCAGCGATGTCGACCTCATTCGCCTGGCCATGCAATGCGGTATGCTGGACAAGTCCGTCACCGATTGA